A region from the Aphis gossypii isolate Hap1 chromosome 1, ASM2018417v2, whole genome shotgun sequence genome encodes:
- the LOC114129739 gene encoding isoleucine--tRNA ligase, mitochondrial isoform X1: MYTVTKYLSRFHLVSRFYSDDATRLKKSIFLPVTKFRNRLNADQTIQRDSHIFKTCGFSELYSWQRQHVNNEEYILHDGPPYANGSAHMGHAINKILKDITIRYKLVNGNKINYIPGWDCHGLPIELKAEKIHGNKWKNFGPLEVRKSARKYALKEIEKQKNVFKSWGILADWENNCYFTYDKKYVQKQIQQFFKLYKKGLIYRDLKPVYWSPSSKTALAEAELEYNPKHRSKSVTVKLELCPSTLSINIINNNNEPIYALIWTTTPWTLPGNIAVVYSPNLLYSFVKIHDTSGIYLLAADLVDNLRTKIEKPIEIITTVKGQHLSGLKYKSLRNGEGDKSFLEGDHVTTDKGTGLVHTAPAYGHEDFLIALKHKIPIECLVDEHGIFMPQTWSELVGLPVLDIGNETVCSLLSDKILHTEMYEHSYPYDWRTKLPVIVRASKQWFLDTAAIKNQSIESLKDIKIYPEIGGSRNALLTLIEKRPYWCISRQRSWGVPIPVLYDESDNTIIDEKLLDQYDTLLEKTGPDFWWIHDVQKLVSNTSHSPEKLKKGLDILDIWFDSGISWSCVLGDNKIADLYMEGVDQCTGWFQASLMSSIALRNVSPFKSLFVHGFVVDKNGRKMSKSIGNVIDPQDIINGNYDKSINGIDILRWWVAKHGSHQTNIPVTKETINDSKQSVDKLRLIIRFLLGSLNNVKDNDFKHGINHLKYLDKYMMLELKSFENETYELYKSFQYNKVCAKLLYFITNQVSGLYVHHIKDRLYCDSMESDDRLACTATLQAILETLLKNIAPILPHLAEEAFSYYPLRKNTTFFQSSITNFNQIVIQNSEEVISVMENALMVKNKLSNLLQGKNSLEQSLVIASPNKMYNLLKILHPNNNATQSDLIELLQVSSIDLVINDTLDIKTSDTKQILCKRCRRWSAEKEDNLCKRCEKTVNIFYSK; this comes from the exons atgtatactgtaaCCAAATATTTGTCTCGCTTCCATTTAGTTAGTCGTTTTTATTCTGATGACGCAACACGATTAAAGAAATCTATATTCTTGCCTGTCACAAAATTTAGAAATCGGTTGAATGCGGATCAAACTATTCAAAGAGATAGCCATATTTTTAag ACATGTGGATTTTCTGAACTATATTCTTGGCAAAGACAACATGTAAACAatgaagaatatattttacatgatgGACCACCGTATGCAAATGGCTCAGCACATATGGGCCATGCCATAAATAAA ataCTTAAAGATATTACTATACGTTATAAACTTgtaaatggaaataaaataaattatataccagGATGGGATTGCCACGGTTTACCCATTGAGTTAAAAGCTGAAAAAATTCATGgaaataaatggaaaaactTTGGTCCATTAGAAGTACGGAAAAGTG ctagaaaatatgctttaaaagaaatagaaaaacaaaaaaatgtttttaagtcATGGGGTATACTTGCTGATTGGgaaaacaattgttattttacatatgATAAAAAGTATGTCCAAAAGCAAATTCAacagttttttaaactttataaaaaa ggaTTAATTTATAGAGATCTTAAACCAGTTTACTGGTCACCTTCATCCAA AACTGCTCTTGCTGAAGCAGAACTGGAATATAATCCTAAACACCGGAGTAAATCAGTCACTGTCAAACTTGAACTATGTCCATCTActctttcaataaatataattaataataacaatgaaccAATTTATGCACTTATTTGGACTACTACTCCGTGGACATTACCAGGAAATATTGCTGTTGTGTATTcacctaatttattatactcttttgtaaaaattcatgATACTTCTGGAATATATTTACTAGCAGCTGATTTAGTAGACAACTTAAGAACCAAAATAGAAAAACCTATTGAAATAATCACAACTGTTAAAG GACAACATCTCagtggtttaaaatataaaagcttAAGGAATGGCGAAGgtgataaatcatttttagagGGTGATCATGTGACCACAGACAAAGGCACAGGATTAGTTCATACAGCACCGGCATATGGACatgaagattttttaattgctttaaaacataaaatacctatt gaATGCCTTGTAGATGAACATGGTATTTTTATGCCACAAACATGGTCAGAACTTGTAGGTTTGCCCGTTTTAGACATTGGAAATGAAACTGTATGCTCATTGttaagtgataaaatattgcataCGGAAATGTATGAACATAGTTATCCTTATGATTGGCGCACCAAATTGCCTGTGATTGTTCGTGCTAGTAAACAATGGTTTTTGGATACAGCTGCGATTAAAAACCAatcaatt gaatctttgaaagacattaaaatttatcctGAAATTGGTGGAAGTCGTAATGCTCTTTTGACATTGATTGAAAAACGTCCATATTGGTGTATTTCCAGACAACGTTCATGGGGTGTACCCATACCTGTATTATATGACGAATcagataatacaataatagatga AAAATTGTTAGATCAATATGATACGTTGTTAGAAAAAACAGGTCCTGATTTTTGGTGGATTCACGATGTTCAGAAGTTGGTTTCAAACACATCTCACAGtccagaaaaattaaaaaaaggactt GATATTCTAGATATCTGGTTTGATAGTGGCATTTCGTGGAGCTGTGTATTAGGCGATAACAAAATTGCTGATTTGTACATGGAAGGTGTTGATCAATGTACTGGTTGGTTTCAGGCATCTCTCATGTCATCAATTGCACTTAGAAATGTATCACCATTcaa ATCTTTATTTGTACATGGTTTTGTTGTGGATAAGAATGGTAGAAAAATGTCTAAATCTATCGGGAATGTAATTGATCCTCAAGACATAATAAAtggaaattatgataaatcgaTTAATGGAATTGACATACTCAG atGGTGGGTTGCTAAACATGGATCACACCAAACAAATATTCCAGTTACGAAAGAAACTATTAATGATAGCAAACAATCAGTGGATAAGCTTCGccttattataagatttttactTGGTTCACTTAATAATGTCAAAGATAATGATTTTAAGCATGGTATAaatcatctaaaatatttagataaatatatgatgttGGAACTCAAatcatttgaaaatgaaacatATGAACTGTATAAatcatttcaatataataaagtatgcgCTAAACTATTGTACTTTATTACAAATCAAGTATCTGGATTATATGTACATCACATAAaagatag GCTCTATTGTGATTCTATGGAATCAGATGATCGACTTGCATGTACAGCTACATTACAAGCCATATTAGAAACTCTTCTCAAGAATATAGCACCAATTTTACCTCATTTAGCTGAAGAAGCATTTTCGTACTATCCTTTAAGAA AAAACACCACATTTTTTCAATCGTCCATCACAAACTTTAATCAAATAGTCATTCAAAATTCAGAAGAAGTAATATCAGTCATGGAAAATGCtttaatggttaaaaataaattatccaatTTATTACAAGGAAAAAATTCACTTGAACAATCACTAGTTATTGCGTCACCTAACAagatgtacaatttattaaag attttacatCCTAACAACAATGCTACACAATCTGACTTAATTGAATTACTTCAAGTGAGTTCAAttgatttagttattaatgatACGCTTGACATTAAAACAAGTGACACAAAGCAAATTTTATGCAAGCGATGTCGTAGATGGTCAGCAGAAAAAGaagataatttatgtaaacgaTGTGAAAaaacagttaatattttttattcaaaatag
- the LOC114129822 gene encoding src substrate protein p85: protein MWKSAAGVNVEIPVENTDDDWETDPDFVNDVSEEEQRWGSRTVPGSGRVLDHVDMSQLREEVTKAHEVQKKKEMEEGPQAAFGYGGKFGVQSDRMDKSAVGHDYIAPHFKHASQTDYSSGFGGKYGVQSDRIDKSAVSWSHKEKVEKHGSQKDYSSGFGGKFGVQADRQDKSAVGWDYVEKLQKHESQKDYAVGFGGKFGVQSDRQDKSAVGWDNVETVEKHQSQVDHSKGFGGKFGVQNDRIDKSAHNYNESSGQVGTNYEKQKPEITSIKPSSLRAKFENMAKQEEEENEKRRLAEQERRKQRELQEKKEAREREEKRLKELQEKEEQKQKLLDGSEQIKNTPITKIDYDEEESPISNEFIRPPVVVGATIQPSVKNDEEALKRIVADEEDRKRKEEQAKLEKENTMLKQKQKEEEKINEELLKENEKKKLEDLARAELKKKAEEEKIIEDKKILEEATRKKLEEEAIQKKLEEESIKKKLEEESIKKKLEEESIKKKLEEELIKKKLDEETTKLKLEEEAKKKEEQNRLEEERQLEEQKLHEQLKNGATSEEDPEGGYMAVALYDYQASADDEISFDPDDIVTNIEMIDKGWWRGLCKGQYGLFPANYVEIIE, encoded by the exons ATGTGGAAATCAGCTGCCGGAGTTAACGTCGAGATACCAGTTGAGAACACAGATGATGACTGGGAAACTGATCCAGATTTTGTGAATGACGTGAGTGAGGAAGAACAAAGATGGGGTTCTCGCACCGTCCCCGGTTCTGGGCGTGTATTAGACCATGTCGA tatGAGTCAATTACGAGAAGAAGTGACTAAGGCTCACGAagttcaaaagaaaaaagaaatggAAGAAGGGCCTCAAGCAGCATTTGGTTATGGTGGTAAATTTGGTGTGCAATCTGACAG AATGGATAAATCGGCTGTTGGACATGACTATATTGCACCTCACTTTAAGCATGCTTCACAGACTGACTATAGTTCTGGTTTTGGTGGTAAATATGGTGTTCAATCAGATAGAATTGACAaa agtgCTGTCAGTTGGAGTCATAAAGAAAAAGTGGAAAAACATGGATCTCAAAAAGATTATAGTTCTGGTTTTGGTGGAAAATTTGGTGTGCAAGCTGATCGTCAGGATAAAAGTGCTGTAGGTTGGGATTATGtagaaaaattacaaaagcATGAGTCTCAAAAAG ATTATGCTGTTGGTTTTGGAGGAAAATTTGGTGTGCAATCAGATCGTCAAGATAAATCTGCTGTTGGTTGGGATAATGTAGAAACTGTTGAAAAACATCAAAGTCAAGTAGATCATAGTAAA ggTTTTGGAGGAAAGTTTGGTGTTCAAAATGATAGAATAGATAAATCTgctcataattataatgaaagttCTGGTCAAGTTGGgacaaattatgaaaaacagAAACCAGAGATAa caagTATTAAACCATCAAGTCTTAGagcaaaatttgaaaatatggctaagcaagaagaagaagaaaatgaaaaacggCGTTTAGCAGAACAAGAGAGAAGAAAACAAAGAgaattacaagaaaaaaaggAAGCTCGTGAAAGAGAAGAAAAACGTTTGAAAGAATTACAAGAAAAAGAAGAACAGAAACAAAAGCTTCTTGATGGTTcagaacaaattaaaaatactccaATTACA aaaatcgaTTATGATGAAGAAGAGTCACCCATATCTAATGAATTTATTCGTCCTCCAGTTGTTGTTGGTGCAACTATTCAACCATCTGTGAAAAATGATGAAGAAGCATTAAAACGAATTGTAGCAGATGAAGAGGACCGAAAACGAAAAGAAGAACAAGCTAAacttgaaaaagaaaataccatgctaaaacaaaaacagaaagaagaagaaaaaataaatgaagaactattaaaagaaaatgagAAGAAAAAATTGGAAGATTTGGCCAGAGctgaattaaaaaagaaagcagaagaagaaaaaattatagaagataagaaaatattagaaGAAGcgacaagaaaaaaattagaagaAGAGGCAATTCAGAAAAAACTCGAGGAAGAatcaataaagaaaaaactagAAGAAGAGTcgataaagaaaaaactagAAGAAGAGTCGATAAAGAAAAAACTCGAAGAAGagttaataaagaaaaaactagATGAAGAAACGACTAAGCTTAAATTGGAAGAAGAGGCCAAGAAAAAAGAAGAGCAAAATAGACTTGAAGAAGAAAGACAACTGGAGGAACAAAAGCTGCACGAGCAACTTAAGAATGGTGCAACATCTGAAGAAGATCCAGAAGGTGGATATATGGCTGTAGCTTTATATGATTATCAAGCat ctgCTGATGATGAAATAAGTTTTGATCCTGATGATATTGTGACAAACATTGAAAtg ATTGATAAAGGTTGGTGGAGAGGATTATGCAAAGGTCAATATGGTTTGTTTCCAGCCAATTATGTTGAAATCATTGAATAG
- the LOC114129739 gene encoding isoleucine--tRNA ligase, mitochondrial isoform X2, whose protein sequence is MYTVTKYLSRFHLVSRFYSDDATRLKKSIFLPVTKFRNRLNADQTIQRDSHIFKTCGFSELYSWQRQHVNNEEYILHDGPPYANGSAHMGHAINKILKDITIRYKLVNGNKINYIPGWDCHGLPIELKAEKIHGNKWKNFGPLEVRKSARKYALKEIEKQKNVFKSWGILADWENNCYFTYDKKYVQKQIQQFFKLYKKGLIYRDLKPVYWSPSSKTALAEAELEYNPKHRSKSVTVKLELCPSTLSINIINNNNEPIYALIWTTTPWTLPGNIAVVYSPNLLYSFVKIHDTSGIYLLAADLVDNLRTKIEKPIEIITTVKGQHLSGLKYKSLRNGEGDKSFLEGDHVTTDKGTGLVHTAPAYGHEDFLIALKHKIPIECLVDEHGIFMPQTWSELVGLPVLDIGNETVCSLLSDKILHTEMYEHSYPYDWRTKLPVIVRASKQWFLDTAAIKNQSIESLKDIKIYPEIGGSRNALLTLIEKRPYWCISRQRSWGVPIPVLYDESDNTIIDEKLLDQYDTLLEKTGPDFWWIHDVQKLVSNTSHSPEKLKKGLDILDIWFDSGISWSCVLGDNKIADLYMEGVDQCTGWFQASLMSSIALRNVSPFKSLFVHGFVVDKNGRKMSKSIGNVIDPQDIINGNYDKSINGIDILRWWVAKHGSHQTNIPVTKETINDSKQSVDKLRLIIRFLLGSLNNVKDNDFKHGINHLKYLDKYMMLELKSFENETYELYKSFQYNKVCAKLLYFITNQVSGLYVHHIKDRLYCDSMESDDRLACTATLQAILETLLKNIAPILPHLAEEAFSYYPLRKNTTFFQSSITNFNQIVIQNSEEVISVMENALMVKNKLSNLLQGKNSLEQSLVIASPNKMYNLLKVMVVEYSKYGI, encoded by the exons atgtatactgtaaCCAAATATTTGTCTCGCTTCCATTTAGTTAGTCGTTTTTATTCTGATGACGCAACACGATTAAAGAAATCTATATTCTTGCCTGTCACAAAATTTAGAAATCGGTTGAATGCGGATCAAACTATTCAAAGAGATAGCCATATTTTTAag ACATGTGGATTTTCTGAACTATATTCTTGGCAAAGACAACATGTAAACAatgaagaatatattttacatgatgGACCACCGTATGCAAATGGCTCAGCACATATGGGCCATGCCATAAATAAA ataCTTAAAGATATTACTATACGTTATAAACTTgtaaatggaaataaaataaattatataccagGATGGGATTGCCACGGTTTACCCATTGAGTTAAAAGCTGAAAAAATTCATGgaaataaatggaaaaactTTGGTCCATTAGAAGTACGGAAAAGTG ctagaaaatatgctttaaaagaaatagaaaaacaaaaaaatgtttttaagtcATGGGGTATACTTGCTGATTGGgaaaacaattgttattttacatatgATAAAAAGTATGTCCAAAAGCAAATTCAacagttttttaaactttataaaaaa ggaTTAATTTATAGAGATCTTAAACCAGTTTACTGGTCACCTTCATCCAA AACTGCTCTTGCTGAAGCAGAACTGGAATATAATCCTAAACACCGGAGTAAATCAGTCACTGTCAAACTTGAACTATGTCCATCTActctttcaataaatataattaataataacaatgaaccAATTTATGCACTTATTTGGACTACTACTCCGTGGACATTACCAGGAAATATTGCTGTTGTGTATTcacctaatttattatactcttttgtaaaaattcatgATACTTCTGGAATATATTTACTAGCAGCTGATTTAGTAGACAACTTAAGAACCAAAATAGAAAAACCTATTGAAATAATCACAACTGTTAAAG GACAACATCTCagtggtttaaaatataaaagcttAAGGAATGGCGAAGgtgataaatcatttttagagGGTGATCATGTGACCACAGACAAAGGCACAGGATTAGTTCATACAGCACCGGCATATGGACatgaagattttttaattgctttaaaacataaaatacctatt gaATGCCTTGTAGATGAACATGGTATTTTTATGCCACAAACATGGTCAGAACTTGTAGGTTTGCCCGTTTTAGACATTGGAAATGAAACTGTATGCTCATTGttaagtgataaaatattgcataCGGAAATGTATGAACATAGTTATCCTTATGATTGGCGCACCAAATTGCCTGTGATTGTTCGTGCTAGTAAACAATGGTTTTTGGATACAGCTGCGATTAAAAACCAatcaatt gaatctttgaaagacattaaaatttatcctGAAATTGGTGGAAGTCGTAATGCTCTTTTGACATTGATTGAAAAACGTCCATATTGGTGTATTTCCAGACAACGTTCATGGGGTGTACCCATACCTGTATTATATGACGAATcagataatacaataatagatga AAAATTGTTAGATCAATATGATACGTTGTTAGAAAAAACAGGTCCTGATTTTTGGTGGATTCACGATGTTCAGAAGTTGGTTTCAAACACATCTCACAGtccagaaaaattaaaaaaaggactt GATATTCTAGATATCTGGTTTGATAGTGGCATTTCGTGGAGCTGTGTATTAGGCGATAACAAAATTGCTGATTTGTACATGGAAGGTGTTGATCAATGTACTGGTTGGTTTCAGGCATCTCTCATGTCATCAATTGCACTTAGAAATGTATCACCATTcaa ATCTTTATTTGTACATGGTTTTGTTGTGGATAAGAATGGTAGAAAAATGTCTAAATCTATCGGGAATGTAATTGATCCTCAAGACATAATAAAtggaaattatgataaatcgaTTAATGGAATTGACATACTCAG atGGTGGGTTGCTAAACATGGATCACACCAAACAAATATTCCAGTTACGAAAGAAACTATTAATGATAGCAAACAATCAGTGGATAAGCTTCGccttattataagatttttactTGGTTCACTTAATAATGTCAAAGATAATGATTTTAAGCATGGTATAaatcatctaaaatatttagataaatatatgatgttGGAACTCAAatcatttgaaaatgaaacatATGAACTGTATAAatcatttcaatataataaagtatgcgCTAAACTATTGTACTTTATTACAAATCAAGTATCTGGATTATATGTACATCACATAAaagatag GCTCTATTGTGATTCTATGGAATCAGATGATCGACTTGCATGTACAGCTACATTACAAGCCATATTAGAAACTCTTCTCAAGAATATAGCACCAATTTTACCTCATTTAGCTGAAGAAGCATTTTCGTACTATCCTTTAAGAA AAAACACCACATTTTTTCAATCGTCCATCACAAACTTTAATCAAATAGTCATTCAAAATTCAGAAGAAGTAATATCAGTCATGGAAAATGCtttaatggttaaaaataaattatccaatTTATTACAAGGAAAAAATTCACTTGAACAATCACTAGTTATTGCGTCACCTAACAagatgtacaatttattaaag GTCATGGTCGTCGAGTATTCAAAATATggcatttaa
- the LOC114129751 gene encoding uncharacterized protein LOC114129751 — protein sequence MKFVLVFVIGCIMLNLIECNPVELVSLTNKRDDSGQFLSRYKLDDGTGEEKMGKLQSNKNGEDAILVQRGSYTTNVDGRLITYNWIADTRGFRISKA from the exons ATGAAATTC GTGTTAGTATTTGTAATTGGTTGTATAAtgcttaatttaattgaatgcaACCCAGTAGAGTTAGTatctttaacaaataaaagagATGACTCTGGTCAATTCTTATCACg TTATAAATTGGATGATGGTACTGGAGAAGAGAAGATGGGTAAACtacaatcaaataaaaatggagAAGATGCTATTCTCGTTCAACGGGGTTCATATACTACAAATGTCGATGGAAGACTTATAACATACAATTGGATAGCTGACACAAGAGGTTTCAGGATATCAAAagcataa
- the LOC114129739 gene encoding isoleucine--tRNA ligase, mitochondrial isoform X3, whose protein sequence is MGHAINKILKDITIRYKLVNGNKINYIPGWDCHGLPIELKAEKIHGNKWKNFGPLEVRKSARKYALKEIEKQKNVFKSWGILADWENNCYFTYDKKYVQKQIQQFFKLYKKGLIYRDLKPVYWSPSSKTALAEAELEYNPKHRSKSVTVKLELCPSTLSINIINNNNEPIYALIWTTTPWTLPGNIAVVYSPNLLYSFVKIHDTSGIYLLAADLVDNLRTKIEKPIEIITTVKGQHLSGLKYKSLRNGEGDKSFLEGDHVTTDKGTGLVHTAPAYGHEDFLIALKHKIPIECLVDEHGIFMPQTWSELVGLPVLDIGNETVCSLLSDKILHTEMYEHSYPYDWRTKLPVIVRASKQWFLDTAAIKNQSIESLKDIKIYPEIGGSRNALLTLIEKRPYWCISRQRSWGVPIPVLYDESDNTIIDEKLLDQYDTLLEKTGPDFWWIHDVQKLVSNTSHSPEKLKKGLDILDIWFDSGISWSCVLGDNKIADLYMEGVDQCTGWFQASLMSSIALRNVSPFKSLFVHGFVVDKNGRKMSKSIGNVIDPQDIINGNYDKSINGIDILRWWVAKHGSHQTNIPVTKETINDSKQSVDKLRLIIRFLLGSLNNVKDNDFKHGINHLKYLDKYMMLELKSFENETYELYKSFQYNKVCAKLLYFITNQVSGLYVHHIKDRLYCDSMESDDRLACTATLQAILETLLKNIAPILPHLAEEAFSYYPLRKNTTFFQSSITNFNQIVIQNSEEVISVMENALMVKNKLSNLLQGKNSLEQSLVIASPNKMYNLLKILHPNNNATQSDLIELLQVSSIDLVINDTLDIKTSDTKQILCKRCRRWSAEKEDNLCKRCEKTVNIFYSK, encoded by the exons ATGGGCCATGCCATAAATAAA ataCTTAAAGATATTACTATACGTTATAAACTTgtaaatggaaataaaataaattatataccagGATGGGATTGCCACGGTTTACCCATTGAGTTAAAAGCTGAAAAAATTCATGgaaataaatggaaaaactTTGGTCCATTAGAAGTACGGAAAAGTG ctagaaaatatgctttaaaagaaatagaaaaacaaaaaaatgtttttaagtcATGGGGTATACTTGCTGATTGGgaaaacaattgttattttacatatgATAAAAAGTATGTCCAAAAGCAAATTCAacagttttttaaactttataaaaaa ggaTTAATTTATAGAGATCTTAAACCAGTTTACTGGTCACCTTCATCCAA AACTGCTCTTGCTGAAGCAGAACTGGAATATAATCCTAAACACCGGAGTAAATCAGTCACTGTCAAACTTGAACTATGTCCATCTActctttcaataaatataattaataataacaatgaaccAATTTATGCACTTATTTGGACTACTACTCCGTGGACATTACCAGGAAATATTGCTGTTGTGTATTcacctaatttattatactcttttgtaaaaattcatgATACTTCTGGAATATATTTACTAGCAGCTGATTTAGTAGACAACTTAAGAACCAAAATAGAAAAACCTATTGAAATAATCACAACTGTTAAAG GACAACATCTCagtggtttaaaatataaaagcttAAGGAATGGCGAAGgtgataaatcatttttagagGGTGATCATGTGACCACAGACAAAGGCACAGGATTAGTTCATACAGCACCGGCATATGGACatgaagattttttaattgctttaaaacataaaatacctatt gaATGCCTTGTAGATGAACATGGTATTTTTATGCCACAAACATGGTCAGAACTTGTAGGTTTGCCCGTTTTAGACATTGGAAATGAAACTGTATGCTCATTGttaagtgataaaatattgcataCGGAAATGTATGAACATAGTTATCCTTATGATTGGCGCACCAAATTGCCTGTGATTGTTCGTGCTAGTAAACAATGGTTTTTGGATACAGCTGCGATTAAAAACCAatcaatt gaatctttgaaagacattaaaatttatcctGAAATTGGTGGAAGTCGTAATGCTCTTTTGACATTGATTGAAAAACGTCCATATTGGTGTATTTCCAGACAACGTTCATGGGGTGTACCCATACCTGTATTATATGACGAATcagataatacaataatagatga AAAATTGTTAGATCAATATGATACGTTGTTAGAAAAAACAGGTCCTGATTTTTGGTGGATTCACGATGTTCAGAAGTTGGTTTCAAACACATCTCACAGtccagaaaaattaaaaaaaggactt GATATTCTAGATATCTGGTTTGATAGTGGCATTTCGTGGAGCTGTGTATTAGGCGATAACAAAATTGCTGATTTGTACATGGAAGGTGTTGATCAATGTACTGGTTGGTTTCAGGCATCTCTCATGTCATCAATTGCACTTAGAAATGTATCACCATTcaa ATCTTTATTTGTACATGGTTTTGTTGTGGATAAGAATGGTAGAAAAATGTCTAAATCTATCGGGAATGTAATTGATCCTCAAGACATAATAAAtggaaattatgataaatcgaTTAATGGAATTGACATACTCAG atGGTGGGTTGCTAAACATGGATCACACCAAACAAATATTCCAGTTACGAAAGAAACTATTAATGATAGCAAACAATCAGTGGATAAGCTTCGccttattataagatttttactTGGTTCACTTAATAATGTCAAAGATAATGATTTTAAGCATGGTATAaatcatctaaaatatttagataaatatatgatgttGGAACTCAAatcatttgaaaatgaaacatATGAACTGTATAAatcatttcaatataataaagtatgcgCTAAACTATTGTACTTTATTACAAATCAAGTATCTGGATTATATGTACATCACATAAaagatag GCTCTATTGTGATTCTATGGAATCAGATGATCGACTTGCATGTACAGCTACATTACAAGCCATATTAGAAACTCTTCTCAAGAATATAGCACCAATTTTACCTCATTTAGCTGAAGAAGCATTTTCGTACTATCCTTTAAGAA AAAACACCACATTTTTTCAATCGTCCATCACAAACTTTAATCAAATAGTCATTCAAAATTCAGAAGAAGTAATATCAGTCATGGAAAATGCtttaatggttaaaaataaattatccaatTTATTACAAGGAAAAAATTCACTTGAACAATCACTAGTTATTGCGTCACCTAACAagatgtacaatttattaaag attttacatCCTAACAACAATGCTACACAATCTGACTTAATTGAATTACTTCAAGTGAGTTCAAttgatttagttattaatgatACGCTTGACATTAAAACAAGTGACACAAAGCAAATTTTATGCAAGCGATGTCGTAGATGGTCAGCAGAAAAAGaagataatttatgtaaacgaTGTGAAAaaacagttaatattttttattcaaaatag